In Drosophila teissieri strain GT53w chromosome 2R, Prin_Dtei_1.1, whole genome shotgun sequence, the following proteins share a genomic window:
- the LOC122612568 gene encoding LOW QUALITY PROTEIN: calcitonin gene-related peptide type 1 receptor (The sequence of the model RefSeq protein was modified relative to this genomic sequence to represent the inferred CDS: substituted 1 base at 1 genomic stop codon) — MSDQIGIPNATFSGSGSGSAIGGSNAAAIAESVAESGPDFDALRDACETRLNASGSEGPGAGAGEGAGAGAGTHCAGTFDGWLCWPDTAVGTSAYELCPEFITGFDPARYAHKECGLDGEWFKHPLTNKTWSNYTTCVNLDDLEWRHNVNLIYEVGYGTSLLAILLSLAILGYFKSLKCARITLHMNLFASFAANNSLWLVWYLLVMPNSELLHHSPMRCVALHITLHYFLLSNYSWMLCEGFYLHTVLVAAFISEKRLVKWLIAFGWGSPAIVIFVYSMARGLGGTPEDHRHCWMSQTNYDNILVVPVCISMFLNLLFLCNIVRVVLLKLNAPASIQGSCGPSRTILQAFRATLLLVPLLGLQYIVTPFRPAPGHPWENTYEIISAFTASFQGLCVATLFCFCNGEVIAQMKRKWRMVCFSNRPRTNSYTATQVSFVRCGPPLPGEEKVXLKDMSAKRRASAGPQHHHPHHPHHQSHQLSSEQQRARSQSLASSSSFLDGWRDRMPFRKRRQTIDHSRQSQPLMEEGGDTAPGAVDRPTLMMTIAEDVADAAETAATSHAAATSDAAAAGVGAGGGAGGGASRAEEGHPNGMGTVIVRMERAGQQHMADEAL; from the exons ATGAGCGACCAGATTGGCATCCCGAATGCAACATTtagcggcagtggcagtggcagtgccaTCGGTGGCAGCAACGCCGCCGCCATCGCCGAAAGTGTGGCGGAGAGCGGTCCGGACTTCGATGCTCTTCGGGACGCCTGCGAAACGCGGCTAAATGCCAGCG GCTCCGAAGGACCAGgcgcaggagcaggagaaggagcaggagcaggagctggaacCCACTGCGCCGGCACCTTTGATGGCTGGCTTTGTTGGCCGGATACGGCCGTCGGCACATCCGCCTACGAACTGTGCCCGGAGTTCATCACGGGATTCGATCCAGCAA GATACGCCCACAAGGAGTGCGGTCTCGATGGCGAGTGGTTCAAGCATCCGCTGACCAACAAAACATGGTCCAACTACACAACCTGCGTAAATCTCGACGACCTCGAG TGGAGGCACAACGTGAATCTGATCTACGAGGTGGGCTACGGCACCTCCCTGCTGGCCATCCTGCTGTCGTTGGCCATATTGGGTTATTTCAA ATCCCTGAAGTGCGCCCGCATCACGCTGCACATGAATCTGTTCGCCTCGTTCGCCGCCAACAACTCGTTGTGGCTGGTCTGGTACCTGCTGGTCATGCCGAACTCGGAGCTACTGCATCACAGTCCG ATGCGCTGCGTGGCCCTGCACATCACGCTGCACTACTTCCTGCTGTCGAACTACTCCTGGATGCTCTGCGAGGGCTTCTACCTGCACACCGTCCTGGTGGCCGCCTTCATTTCCGAGAAGAGGCTGGTCAAATGGCTCATCGCCTTCGGCTGGGGCTCCCCGGCCATCGTCATATTCGTCTACAGCATGGCCCGCGGTCTGGGCGGCACGCCCGAGGACCATCGCCA CTGCTGGATGAGCCAAACCAACTACGATAACATTCTGGTGGTGCCTGTGTGTATCTCCATGTTCCTGAACCTCCTCTTCCTGTGCAACATTGTGCGCGTGGTCCTTTTGAAGCTGAATGCCCCGGCGAGCATTCAGGGCAGCTGCGGTCCATCGCGAACGATTTTGCAGGCATTTCG GGCCACGCTGCTCCTGGTTCCTCTGCTCGGCCTCCAGTACATCGTAACGCCCTTTCGTCCTGCACCCGGACATCCCTGGGAGAATACATACGAAATCATCTCGGCGTTTACGGCCTCGTTCCAA GGTCTGTGCGTGGCCACTTTGTTCTGCTTCTGCAACGGCGAGGTGATTGCCCAAATGAAGCGCAAGTGGCGGATGGTGTGCTTCAGCAACCGGCCACGGACCAATTCCTACACAGCCACTCAGGTCTCG TTCGTGCGCTGCGGACCGCCACTGCCAGGAGAGGAGAAGGTATGACTAAAGGACATGTCGGCCAAGCGACGCGCCTCCGCAGGACCCCAACACCACCATCCCCACCATCCACACCACCAGAGCCACCAGTTGTCCTCGGAGCAGCAGAGAGCACGCAGCCAGAGCCTGGCGAGTTCGTCGTCCTTCCTGGACGGCTGGCGCGACCGGATGCCGTTCCGGAAACGCCGCCAAACCATCGACCACTCCCGCCAGAGCCAGCCGCTCATGGAGGAGGGAGGAGACACCGCGCCAGGTGCCGTCGACAGGCCGACATTGATGATGACCATAGCGGAAGATGTGGCCGATGCAGCAgaaacggcagcaacatcgcacgcagcagcaacatccgacgcagcagcagcaggagtaggagcaggaggaggagcaggcggaggagCAAGTAGAGCGGAGGAGGGCCATCCCAATGGCATGGGCACTGTCATAGTTCGCATGGAGAGAGCTGGCCAACAGCACATGGCCGATGAGGCGCTTTAG
- the LOC122612908 gene encoding uncharacterized protein LOC122612908 isoform X3 produces MPEPLGLVWSVPESKAKAPIIKVSCGIGDTDGFPAFDVDSDAYATKDDSRWGFLITGGAEFHMPLTVFQVTPNGLADKAGIRLGDIILEINEEDASQLTLSQAHEKINATPKKIHFLLRNMEEDDPMGQFEAGEEKSIVMRVPKPLPPPSGRIRASSIEMRLLEMQRKLSAIAEIPRILCSTLATVSQNFARMSESEVDEEEDEEEAYVQRKFSYDEDALDFELRDGEQAGDSDSDGEDLVLAREEDAEHVDVPKGARQSKLLKDVTPESDYASEANYPANEASDDTGSDDDDEPGSTVYFMKLPATSAADTYSSTEDEDESDFLNTTYTWNLRNVPKLRINDAEAEGELTLGHQAREAPQLEQPPEKESEPAKVRPATPTPKAPPQESAEGQTQKLLFRLDKLERSWPWADREKIIYKQSTCHLVPRKPLGLVGQRMQLLLKDKKE; encoded by the exons ATGCCGGAACCACTGGGACTGGTGTGGTCCGTGCCGGAGTCCAAGGCGAAGGCGCCCATCATCAAGGTGTCCTGCGGCATCGGCGACACGGACGGCTTTCCCGCCTTCGATGTGGACTCCGATGCGTACGCCACCAAGGACGACAGCCGGTGGGGATTCCTCATCACCGGCGGAGCGGAGTTCCACATGCCGCTCACAGTCTTCCAG GTCACCCCCAACGGCCTGGCCGACAAAGCGGGCATTCGCCTGGGCGACATCATACTCGAGATCAACGAGGAGGACGCCTCGCAGCTGACGCTGTCCCAGGCCCACGAGAAAATCAACGCGACACCCAAGAAGATACATTTCCTGCTGCGCAA CATGGAGGAGGACGATCCCATGGGCCAGTTCGAGGCCGGAGAGGAGAAGTCGATTGTGATGCGGGTGCCAAAGCCTTTGCCGCCGCCCAGTG GACGCATACGAGCCAGCTCCATCGAGATGCGTCTGCTGGagatgcagcgcaagttgtcAGCCATCGCCGAAATACCCAGAATCCTGTGCTCCACTTTGGCCACCGTGTCGCAGAATTTTGCCCGGATGAGTGAATCGGAGgtcgatgaggaggaggacgaggaggaggcctATGTGCAGCGGAAGTTCTCCTACGACGAGGATGCCCTGGACTTTGAGCTGAGGGACGGGGAACAGGCAGGTGACAGTGACAGTGACGGGGAAGACTTGGTGCTGGCTCGGGAGGAGGATGCTGAGCACGTGGATGTTCCGAAAGGTGCCAGGCAATCAAAGCTGCTGAAGGATGTCACGCCGGAATCGGATTATGCATCGGAAGCCAATTATCCGGCAAATGAGGCAAGCGATGATACGGGTtccgacgacgatgacgagcCCGGCAGCACGGTGTATTTCATGAAACTGCCAGCGACCTCCGCCGCGGATACGTATTCTTCTacggaggacgaggacgagagCGACTTCTTGAACACCACCTACACGTGGAATCTGCGCAATGTGCCCAAGCTGCGAATTAACGATGCCGAGGCCGAAGGTGAACTGACACTGGGACATCAGGCGCGGGAGGCGCCTCAGCTGGAGCAGCCACCGGAGAAGGAATCCGAGCCAGCGAAGGTGCGccccgccacgcccacgccgAAGGCTCCGCCTCAGGAATCCGCCGAGGGGCAGACACAAAAG TTGCTATTCAGACTGGACAAACTGGAGCGATCCTGGCCCTGGGCAGACCGTGAGAAGATCATATACAA GCaatccacttgccacttggtgCCACGAAAGCCGCTGGGATTGGTGGGGCAGCgaatgcagctgctgctcaagGACAAAAAGGAGTGA
- the LOC122612908 gene encoding PDZ and LIM domain protein 7 isoform X1, whose amino-acid sequence MPEPLGLVWSVPESKAKAPIIKVSCGIGDTDGFPAFDVDSDAYATKDDSRWGFLITGGAEFHMPLTVFQVTPNGLADKAGIRLGDIILEINEEDASQLTLSQAHEKINATPKKIHFLLRNMEEDDPMGQFEAGEEKSIVMRVPKPLPPPSDFTPTPLLGSRCWHPIMWQDPPEPPKPKKKKTKTQLDDEGNEVVIELSEDESSDDEEQELPHHRIIRNIRRFFAEVGDNQELRTNTIENMLMALPSASKAK is encoded by the exons ATGCCGGAACCACTGGGACTGGTGTGGTCCGTGCCGGAGTCCAAGGCGAAGGCGCCCATCATCAAGGTGTCCTGCGGCATCGGCGACACGGACGGCTTTCCCGCCTTCGATGTGGACTCCGATGCGTACGCCACCAAGGACGACAGCCGGTGGGGATTCCTCATCACCGGCGGAGCGGAGTTCCACATGCCGCTCACAGTCTTCCAG GTCACCCCCAACGGCCTGGCCGACAAAGCGGGCATTCGCCTGGGCGACATCATACTCGAGATCAACGAGGAGGACGCCTCGCAGCTGACGCTGTCCCAGGCCCACGAGAAAATCAACGCGACACCCAAGAAGATACATTTCCTGCTGCGCAA CATGGAGGAGGACGATCCCATGGGCCAGTTCGAGGCCGGAGAGGAGAAGTCGATTGTGATGCGGGTGCCAAAGCCTTTGCCGCCGCCCAGTG ACTTCACCCCAACCCCCCTGCTTGGCTCGCGTTGTTGGCATCCGATAATGTGGCAAGACCCCCCGGAGCCGCCGAAGcccaagaaaaagaaaaccaaaacgcAGCTGGACGACGAGGGCAACGAGGTGGTCATTGAGCTCAGCGAGGACGAGTCGTccgacgacgaggagcag GAGCTGCCCCACCATCGCATCATCCGGAACATCCGGCGCTTCTTCGCGGAGGTGGGCGACAACCAGGAGCTGCGCACGAACACCATCGAGAACATGTTGATGGCCCTGCCCAGCGCCTCCAAGGCCAAGTGA
- the LOC122612908 gene encoding uncharacterized protein LOC122612908 isoform X2 — translation MEEDDPMGQFEAGEEKSIVMRVPKPLPPPSDFTPTPLLGSRCWHPIMWQDPPEPPKPKKKKTKTQLDDEGNEVVIELSEDESSDDEEQELPHHRIIRNIRRFFAEVGDNQELRTNTIENMLMALPSASKAK, via the exons ATGGAGGAGGACGATCCCATGGGCCAGTTCGAGGCCGGAGAGGAGAAGTCGATTGTGATGCGGGTGCCAAAGCCTTTGCCGCCGCCCAGTG ACTTCACCCCAACCCCCCTGCTTGGCTCGCGTTGTTGGCATCCGATAATGTGGCAAGACCCCCCGGAGCCGCCGAAGcccaagaaaaagaaaaccaaaacgcAGCTGGACGACGAGGGCAACGAGGTGGTCATTGAGCTCAGCGAGGACGAGTCGTccgacgacgaggagcag GAGCTGCCCCACCATCGCATCATCCGGAACATCCGGCGCTTCTTCGCGGAGGTGGGCGACAACCAGGAGCTGCGCACGAACACCATCGAGAACATGTTGATGGCCCTGCCCAGCGCCTCCAAGGCCAAGTGA
- the LOC122614238 gene encoding uncharacterized protein LOC122614238 gives MKRSVLLLLMSAIVISGISYDFIPWSERSDNNHQSGQQLNSGVEKTISKRDAKDTSGSISEELTDGANEEVLDGMDSSMESSSAEEQKLIMDSQEAAEPAVRRRRSDVRYRNLYLLATICPDADFSDFEDGSTINSVIEIRDMYAICKDLPKNHP, from the coding sequence ATGAAGCGAtctgtgttgctgctgctgatgtcaGCCATTGTGATAAGTGGGATATCATATGACTTCATCCCTTGGTCCGAGAGATCTGATAATAATCACCAATCGGGGCAGCAGCTGAACAGTGGTGTTGAAAAAACTATCAGCAAGCGAGATGCAAAGGACACTAGTGGCAGCATCTCAGAGGAGCTCACGGATGGTGCCAATGAGGAGGTACTCGATGGTATGGACAGCTCAATGGAGTCCTCTTCGGCGGAGGAACAGAAACTGATTATGGACTCCCAGGAAGCAGCGGAGCCCGCTGTCAGAAGGCGCAGGTCGGATGTGAGGTACAGGAACTTATATCTGCTGGCCACAATTTGCCCAGATGCTGACTTTAGCGATTTTGAAGATGGAAGTACCATCAATTCTGTAATTGAAATACGTGATATGTATGCCATTTGTAAAGATTTACCTAAAAATCATCCTTAA
- the LOC122614095 gene encoding uncharacterized protein LOC122614095 — protein sequence MQRSVLLLLMSAIVLSGAVNFRTRKHFESEDSDYNHLSGQQLHSGVEKTISKRDAKDTSGSISEELTDGANEEVLDGMDSSMESSLGEKQKLILDERRLWNLHMNNLFEALTAICPDADFSNWNVNKEYTNAEILQFCHPSDNSGRIIK from the coding sequence ATGCAGCGATCTGTGTTGCTGCTCCTTATGTCGGCCATTGTGCTAAGTGGGGCAGTTAACTTCCGAACTAGGAAGCATTTCGAGTCCGAGGATTCCGATTATAATCACCTATCagggcagcagctgcacaGTGGTGTTGAAAAAACTATCAGCAAGCGAGATGCAAAGGACACTAGTGGCAGCATCTCAGAGGAGCTCACGGATGGTGCCAATGAGGAGGTACTCGATGGTATGGACAGCTCAATGGAGTCCTCTTTGGGggagaaacaaaaactgatTTTGGACGAAAGACGTTTGTGGAATCTGCAcatgaataatttatttgaggCTTTGACCGCGATTTGCCCAGATGCTGACTTCAGCAATTGGAATGTCAACAAAGAATATACTAATGCCGAGATTTTGCAGTTTTGTCACCCTTCTGATAATTCCGGTCGGATCATCAAATAA
- the LOC122613808 gene encoding uncharacterized protein LOC122613808, with product MQRTLLLLAMSAILFCAAVALPPKLSKSEEDWLEQMLAESEDSGELQDLDESIGNHISKRSTEDSSSSSEEHKGQPKDKATSSSEEQTTAHAKEEATTTEQAARKRRSTEDSMIIAFCQALEGLDIKHTDLHDPIVQFCKLGESRRRRQATGNIFSKLGDQKSSEEPVLDAQAEKELDEEMARAAAELLKDKDNTSIEDYAQGCEVMEVSSKEANEATYVE from the coding sequence ATGCAGCGAACACTGTTGCTACTGGCTATGTCAGCCATCCTGTTCTGTGCTGCAGTGGCTCTGCCCCCAAAGCTGTCCAAATCCGAGGAGGATTGGCTGGAGCAGATGCTGGCGGAGAGCGAGGACAGCGGTGAGCTGCAGGACCTGGACGAGAGCATCGGAAACCACATCAGCAAACGATCTACCGAGGATTCCAGCAGCTCCTCTGAGGAGCACAAGGGCCAGCCCAAGGACAAGGCGACCAGTTCCTCCGAGGAGCAGACAACAGCACATGCGAAGGAGGAAGCCACTACTACGGAACAGGCCGCTAGGAAACGCAGAAGCACGGAAGATTCGATGATTATAGCCTTTTGCCAGGCACTGGAAGGACTAGATATTAAGCACACCGATCTTCATGACCCCATCGTACAATTTTGTAAGCTAGGCGAGTCCAGAAGAAGGCGCCAGGCCACCGGAAACATTTTCAGCAAGCTTGGCGATCAGAAGAGCAGCGAGGAGCCGGTCCTGGATGCCCAGGCTGAGAAGGAGCTGGACGAGGAGATGGCGCGGGCTGCTGCGGAGCTTTTGAAGGACAAGGATAACACCAGCATCGAGGACTACGCCCAGGGATGCGAGGTCATGGAGGTCAGCTCCAAAGAGGCCAACGAAGCCACCTATGTCGAATGA